From the Excalfactoria chinensis isolate bCotChi1 chromosome 1, bCotChi1.hap2, whole genome shotgun sequence genome, one window contains:
- the HIKESHI gene encoding protein Hikeshi isoform X2 yields MLGTVPFPEGMGGSVYFCYPDQSGMAVWQLLGFVTNEKPSAIFKISGLKSGKGSQHPFGAMNLPQTPTVAQIGISVELLENLAQQTPVANAAVSSVDSFTEFTQKMLDNFYNFASSFAVTQAQMTPNPSEAFIPANVVLKWYENFQRRLTQNPLFWKT; encoded by the exons ATGCTGGGAACTGTACCATTTCCTGAAGGAATGGGAGGATCCGTCTACTTCTGTTACCCAGACCAGAGTGGGATGGCAGTTTGGCAGCTGCTGGGGTTTGTTACTAACGAGAAGCCAAGTGCAATCTTTAAAATTTCTGGTTTGAAATCTG GGAAGGGAAGCCAGCACCCCTTTGGTGCCATGAACCTCCCACAGACACCAACGGTGGCCCAGATCGGCATCTcggtggagctgctggagaaccTGGCACAGCAGACTCCTGTGGCAAATGCTGCTGTGTCATCGGTAGATTCATTCACAGAg ttcacCCAGAAAATGTTGGATAACTTCTATAACTTTGCATCCTCGTTTGCTGTTACTCAGgcacagatgacaccaaaccCCTCTGAAGCTTTTATTCCTGCAAATGTCGTTCTGAAATG gtatgagAACTTCCAGAGACGCCTGACACAGAATCCTCTCTTCTGGAAAACATAA
- the HIKESHI gene encoding protein Hikeshi isoform X1: MFGCLVAGRLVQAAPQQVAEDKFVFDLPDYENINHVVVFMLGTVPFPEGMGGSVYFCYPDQSGMAVWQLLGFVTNEKPSAIFKISGLKSGKGSQHPFGAMNLPQTPTVAQIGISVELLENLAQQTPVANAAVSSVDSFTEFTQKMLDNFYNFASSFAVTQAQMTPNPSEAFIPANVVLKWYENFQRRLTQNPLFWKT; the protein is encoded by the exons ATGTTCGGCTGCCTGGTGGCGGGCAGGCTG GTACAAGCAGCTCCCCAGCAAGTGGCTGAAGACAAATTTGTCTTTGACTTACCGGACTATGAAAACATCAACCATGTAGTGGTCTTCATGCTGGGAACTGTACCATTTCCTGAAGGAATGGGAGGATCCGTCTACTTCTGTTACCCAGACCAGAGTGGGATGGCAGTTTGGCAGCTGCTGGGGTTTGTTACTAACGAGAAGCCAAGTGCAATCTTTAAAATTTCTGGTTTGAAATCTG GGAAGGGAAGCCAGCACCCCTTTGGTGCCATGAACCTCCCACAGACACCAACGGTGGCCCAGATCGGCATCTcggtggagctgctggagaaccTGGCACAGCAGACTCCTGTGGCAAATGCTGCTGTGTCATCGGTAGATTCATTCACAGAg ttcacCCAGAAAATGTTGGATAACTTCTATAACTTTGCATCCTCGTTTGCTGTTACTCAGgcacagatgacaccaaaccCCTCTGAAGCTTTTATTCCTGCAAATGTCGTTCTGAAATG gtatgagAACTTCCAGAGACGCCTGACACAGAATCCTCTCTTCTGGAAAACATAA